In the Sphingosinicella humi genome, one interval contains:
- a CDS encoding phosphatidylserine decarboxylase — MTSLDKPDLVTTTVRWRWPSVHPEGRKFVVIAGAIAAAFLFFISDEIGWPLLGVTIWVAAFFRDPVRTTPTGEGLIIAPADGLVTMIATVPPPRELTGDDALADGLYTRVSIFMSVFDVHINRTPIPGTVIRVAYIPGKFLNADLDKASEDNERQHILVEGANGLRIGFTQIAGLVARRIVPWVKPGDAVAAGQRVGLIRFGSRVDVYLPAGIAPQVILGQRTIAGETIVGRAGVAEAPEGVSQ; from the coding sequence ATGACATCGCTCGACAAGCCCGACCTCGTCACGACGACGGTCCGCTGGCGCTGGCCCTCGGTTCATCCCGAAGGCCGCAAATTCGTCGTGATCGCGGGCGCGATCGCCGCAGCTTTCCTTTTCTTCATCTCGGATGAGATCGGCTGGCCGCTTCTGGGCGTAACCATTTGGGTAGCCGCCTTTTTCCGAGATCCGGTGCGGACGACGCCGACAGGGGAGGGGCTGATCATCGCCCCCGCCGACGGCCTCGTCACCATGATCGCAACCGTGCCGCCGCCGCGCGAACTCACCGGCGATGACGCGCTGGCGGACGGGCTCTACACCCGCGTCTCCATCTTCATGAGCGTGTTCGACGTCCACATCAATCGCACGCCGATCCCAGGCACGGTCATCCGCGTCGCCTATATTCCGGGCAAGTTCCTCAATGCCGATCTCGACAAGGCAAGCGAGGATAATGAGCGGCAGCATATCCTGGTCGAGGGGGCGAACGGCCTTCGCATCGGGTTCACCCAGATCGCCGGCTTGGTGGCACGCCGCATCGTGCCCTGGGTGAAGCCGGGCGACGCGGTCGCCGCCGGCCAGCGCGTCGGCCTCATCCGCTTCGGCAGCCGCGTCGACGTCTATCTTCCCGCCGGCATCGCGCCGCAGGTGATCCTCGGCCAGCGCACCATCGCCGGCGAGACGATCGTCGGTCGTGCCGGCGTCGCCGAAGCGCCGGAGGGCGTCAGCCAGTGA
- a CDS encoding DUF763 domain-containing protein, with protein MAKRSGSADLPLHGGRVPAWLGERMTRLGTVIAEAIIHHYGRDELLRRLANPFWFQSFGAVMGMDWHSSGITTSVIGSLKRGLNPRAGELGVRICGGRGRHSRQTPAELVAAGEAAGFDGAGLARTSRLVAKVDSAAVQDGFDLYLHGFIVTDEGGWTVVQQGMNGDSRTARRYHWLSEGLESFVDAPHAAIEGRRQGTIVNLADRRAVASRQAQLELLAELGPDRLAREAAAMEGRKAVSAQPMLPHLSLPDHHDVRADDVIVRRLHGTLAAAAECGPKDFSELLLVPGVGARTVRSLAMVAEVIHGAPCRFADPARFSLAHGGKDRHPFPVPTKVYDKTIGVLKSAVGKAKLGQDEKLGAIRRLDEQARRLEAYTSGPSVDAFIAEERRRSHEYGGRSVFGWEPPYDPPVIPANAGTQEHRRQPKRH; from the coding sequence ATGGCGAAACGGTCCGGCAGCGCCGATCTGCCGCTGCACGGGGGACGAGTGCCCGCCTGGCTTGGCGAGCGCATGACGCGGCTCGGCACCGTCATCGCCGAAGCGATCATCCATCATTATGGCCGGGACGAATTGCTGCGCCGTCTCGCCAACCCCTTCTGGTTCCAGTCGTTCGGCGCTGTCATGGGCATGGACTGGCATTCGTCGGGCATCACCACCAGCGTGATCGGTTCGCTGAAGCGCGGCCTCAACCCACGCGCGGGGGAGCTCGGCGTCCGCATCTGCGGCGGACGCGGACGTCACTCCCGGCAGACTCCGGCGGAGCTGGTCGCGGCCGGAGAGGCTGCCGGCTTCGACGGCGCGGGTCTCGCGAGGACCAGTCGCCTCGTCGCCAAGGTCGACAGCGCCGCCGTGCAGGACGGCTTCGACCTCTATCTGCACGGCTTCATCGTCACCGACGAGGGAGGCTGGACCGTGGTGCAGCAGGGCATGAACGGCGATAGCCGCACGGCCCGGCGCTATCATTGGCTCTCGGAGGGGCTGGAGAGCTTCGTCGACGCTCCCCACGCCGCCATCGAAGGTCGGCGCCAGGGCACGATCGTCAACCTTGCCGATCGCCGCGCCGTCGCCTCGCGCCAAGCGCAGCTCGAGCTGCTTGCCGAGCTCGGACCGGATCGGCTCGCCCGCGAGGCGGCGGCGATGGAGGGCCGCAAGGCCGTCTCCGCCCAGCCGATGCTGCCACACCTGTCGCTGCCCGATCATCACGACGTGCGGGCGGACGACGTCATCGTGCGCAGGCTCCACGGCACCCTGGCCGCCGCGGCGGAATGCGGGCCGAAGGATTTCTCCGAGCTGCTGCTGGTGCCGGGCGTCGGCGCCCGGACCGTCCGCTCCCTCGCCATGGTCGCCGAGGTGATCCACGGCGCGCCCTGCCGCTTCGCCGATCCGGCGCGCTTCTCGCTCGCCCATGGCGGCAAGGACCGTCACCCTTTCCCCGTTCCCACCAAGGTCTACGACAAGACGATCGGCGTGCTGAAGTCGGCGGTCGGGAAAGCCAAGCTCGGCCAGGACGAGAAGCTCGGCGCCATCCGCCGCCTCGACGAGCAGGCGCGGCGTCTGGAGGCCTACACGTCCGGTCCATCGGTGGACGCCTTCATCGCCGAAGAACGCCGACGCTCACACGAATATGGCGGACGGAGCGTCTTCGGCTGGGAGCCACCGTACGACCCACCCGTCATCCCGGCGAACGCCGGGACCCAAGAACACCGCCGCCAGCCGAAAAGGCACTAG
- a CDS encoding cation:proton antiporter, whose translation MALEMNSDAFSDSLVILGAAGLVIPAFARFRVSPVIGFILVGLLVGPAGLGTMVDRFPWLYYITITEPASIRPFAELGIILLLFSIGLELSFRRLWTMRSLVFGLGAAELFVSGAIIGTALHFMGQGWSGAIGLGFALALSSTALVLPMVGTTSPVGRSAFSMLLFEDLALVPIIFMLGALAPHASAEGWDGLWRTLLLGGLTIGAMLVLGRYLLPPLFAQAARTKSPELFLAASLLVVILASIATTAVGLSPIVGALLAGLLIAETEYHTEVEVITAPFKGLALGVFLITVGMSLDLRLIIANWPSLLAAVFGVVTVKALVTGIALRLSGARKGVAAETGLLMASPSETTLIVLAAASAAQLIRPETAAFWQIVTAIGLTITPLLARLGRDAARRVDMQGDVEMPPTVTGETGTTAVIIGFGRVGRLVAEMLSTHGRNYIAVDSNIDTVAAARREGYPVMFGDVSRPILVDKLQLGRASALILTMDEPVLSVRLVKKVRGWCPDLTIVVRARDSLHAAELYRAGATDAVPETLESSLQLSEAVLVDLGIAMGPVIASIHEKRSELRKKIMELGQLDREPPLKRRRLRDALKAR comes from the coding sequence ATGGCGCTTGAAATGAATTCCGATGCGTTCAGCGATTCACTGGTGATCCTGGGCGCGGCAGGCCTGGTCATCCCGGCCTTCGCCCGCTTTCGCGTGAGCCCAGTGATCGGCTTCATCCTCGTCGGCCTGCTCGTCGGACCGGCGGGCCTTGGAACCATGGTCGATCGATTTCCGTGGCTCTACTACATCACCATAACCGAGCCGGCCTCGATCCGCCCCTTTGCCGAACTCGGCATCATCCTGCTGCTTTTCTCGATCGGGCTGGAGCTTTCCTTCCGCCGTCTCTGGACGATGCGAAGCCTGGTGTTCGGTCTCGGCGCGGCCGAGCTGTTCGTGTCCGGCGCGATCATCGGCACCGCTCTCCATTTCATGGGGCAAGGCTGGTCGGGCGCCATAGGCCTCGGTTTCGCCCTCGCCCTGTCCTCGACGGCGCTGGTGCTGCCGATGGTCGGAACGACGAGCCCGGTCGGGCGAAGCGCCTTTTCCATGCTGCTGTTCGAGGATCTGGCGCTGGTGCCGATCATCTTCATGCTCGGCGCGCTCGCGCCCCATGCCTCCGCGGAAGGCTGGGACGGGCTGTGGCGGACGCTGTTGCTCGGCGGTTTGACGATCGGGGCGATGCTGGTGCTGGGGCGCTATCTATTGCCGCCGCTCTTCGCACAGGCAGCGCGTACGAAGAGCCCAGAGCTGTTCCTTGCGGCGAGCCTGCTTGTCGTCATCCTGGCGAGCATCGCGACGACGGCCGTCGGCCTATCGCCCATCGTCGGCGCCCTCCTCGCCGGCCTGCTCATTGCGGAAACCGAATATCATACCGAAGTCGAGGTCATCACCGCCCCCTTCAAGGGCCTGGCCCTCGGCGTCTTCCTGATCACCGTCGGCATGAGCCTCGACCTTCGACTCATCATCGCCAACTGGCCGAGCCTGCTCGCCGCCGTCTTCGGCGTGGTGACGGTAAAGGCGCTCGTCACCGGCATCGCCCTTCGGCTGAGCGGCGCGCGCAAGGGCGTGGCCGCCGAGACCGGGTTGCTCATGGCGTCCCCCTCGGAGACGACCCTCATCGTGCTCGCCGCAGCCAGCGCGGCGCAGCTCATCCGGCCGGAGACGGCCGCCTTCTGGCAGATCGTGACCGCCATCGGCCTTACCATCACCCCCCTCCTCGCCCGCCTCGGCCGCGACGCCGCGCGGCGCGTGGACATGCAAGGCGACGTGGAAATGCCGCCGACGGTGACCGGAGAGACGGGAACGACGGCGGTCATTATCGGCTTCGGCCGCGTCGGGCGCCTGGTCGCGGAAATGCTCTCGACCCACGGGCGCAACTATATCGCGGTCGATTCCAACATCGACACGGTCGCCGCCGCGCGGCGCGAGGGCTACCCGGTGATGTTCGGCGACGTCTCCCGGCCGATCCTGGTCGACAAGCTCCAGCTCGGCCGTGCCAGCGCTCTCATCCTCACCATGGACGAGCCGGTCCTGTCGGTGCGGTTGGTCAAGAAAGTGAGGGGCTGGTGCCCTGACCTCACCATCGTCGTCCGCGCCCGCGATTCCCTCCATGCCGCGGAGCTCTATCGCGCCGGCGCCACTGACGCGGTGCCGGAGACGCTCGAATCCTCGCTCCAGCTCTCCGAGGCGGTGCTCGTCGATTTGGGCATAGCCATGGGGCCGGTGATCGCCTCGATCCACGAAAAGCGCTCCGAGCTGCGCAAGAAAATCATGGAACTCGGCCAGCTCGATCGGGAACCGCCGCTGAAACGCCGCCGACTGCGCGATGCGTTGAAGGCGCGATAG
- the alaS gene encoding alanine--tRNA ligase, which translates to MTSTNDIRRSFLDYFGANGHQVVPSAPLVPHNDPTLMFVNAGMVPFKNVFTGLETRPYSTATSSQKCVRAGGKHNDLDNVGYTARHHTFFEMLGNFSFGDYFKEQAIHHAWTLITKEWGLDPNRLTTTVFHTDDEAFDLWREISGLPESRIIRIATSDNFWAMGDTGPCGPCSEIFYDHGEHIPGGPPGSPDEDGDRFVEIWNLVFMQYEQIDPETRVDLPKPSIDTGMGLERIAAVLQGVHDNYDTDTFKALIEASAELTKAEAQGARQASHRVIADHLRASGFLVADGVLPANEGRGYVLRRIMRRAMRHAHILGASEPLMHRLVSALVAEMGAAYPELVRAQPLIEETLKLEETKFRQTLDKGLRLLEEATVSMKAGDTLPGDVAFKLYDTYGFPYDLTEDALRAQDFGVDRAGFDAAMAEQKAAARAAWKGSGEKASDDLWFDIAEEHGSTEFTGYTGHEGEGQVLALVKDGVRVDSAEAGDEVIIVTNQTPFYGESGGQMGDAGTVRNDSGLLVEVKDTSKPLGRLHAHHAAVKSGSIRIGDAVRLEVDAERRTRIRANHSATHLLHAALRHRLGTHVTQKGSLVAPDRFRFDFSHPKALTSEDIEAIEAEVNAHIRENQPVTTRLMSPDEAIAAGAMALFGEKYGDEVRVLSMGRGSEASYSVELCGGTHVGALGDIALFKIISESAVASGVRRIEALTGEAARQWLTAREDRLKEVASALKAAPEEVPGRVASLIEERRRLERELAEAKKALALGGGGKAEAAGPEQVGGHGFIGQVIEGLEPKGLRGLVDEAKQRVGSGVVALVAVNDGRASVAVGVTDDLTARRNAVDLVRKAVAELGGQGGGGRPDMAQGGGPDGGKAQAALDAVKAALSEEAVAA; encoded by the coding sequence ATGACCTCGACCAACGACATCCGCCGCTCCTTCCTCGATTATTTCGGGGCCAACGGGCATCAGGTCGTCCCCTCGGCGCCGCTGGTGCCGCACAACGATCCGACCCTGATGTTCGTCAACGCCGGCATGGTTCCGTTCAAGAACGTCTTCACCGGATTAGAGACGCGTCCTTACTCGACCGCGACGTCCAGCCAGAAATGCGTCCGCGCCGGCGGCAAGCATAACGACCTCGACAATGTCGGCTACACGGCGCGCCACCACACCTTCTTCGAAATGCTGGGGAATTTCTCCTTCGGCGACTATTTCAAGGAACAGGCGATCCATCACGCCTGGACTCTGATCACGAAGGAATGGGGGCTCGATCCGAACCGCCTTACCACCACCGTCTTCCATACGGACGACGAGGCCTTCGACCTCTGGCGCGAGATTTCAGGCCTGCCGGAAAGCCGCATCATCCGCATCGCGACGTCGGACAATTTCTGGGCGATGGGCGACACCGGCCCCTGCGGGCCATGCTCCGAAATCTTCTACGATCATGGCGAGCATATCCCCGGCGGCCCGCCCGGATCGCCCGACGAGGACGGCGACCGCTTCGTCGAGATCTGGAACCTCGTCTTCATGCAATATGAGCAGATCGATCCCGAGACGCGGGTCGACCTGCCCAAGCCGTCGATCGACACCGGCATGGGCCTGGAGCGCATCGCCGCCGTGCTGCAGGGCGTCCACGACAATTATGACACGGACACCTTCAAGGCGCTGATCGAAGCCAGCGCGGAGCTGACCAAGGCCGAGGCCCAAGGCGCGCGCCAGGCGAGTCATCGCGTCATCGCCGATCACCTGCGCGCTTCCGGCTTTCTCGTCGCCGACGGCGTGCTGCCGGCGAACGAGGGCAGGGGCTATGTCCTGCGCCGCATCATGCGCCGCGCCATGCGCCATGCCCATATCCTCGGCGCGAGCGAGCCGCTGATGCATCGCCTGGTGTCGGCGCTGGTCGCCGAGATGGGCGCCGCCTATCCCGAGCTGGTCCGGGCGCAGCCGCTGATCGAGGAGACGTTGAAGCTGGAGGAGACGAAGTTCCGCCAGACACTCGACAAGGGTCTCCGCCTGCTCGAGGAGGCGACCGTCTCGATGAAGGCCGGCGATACTCTGCCGGGCGACGTCGCCTTCAAGCTCTACGACACCTACGGCTTCCCCTACGACCTCACCGAGGACGCCCTTCGAGCCCAGGATTTCGGCGTCGACCGCGCCGGCTTCGACGCCGCCATGGCCGAGCAGAAGGCCGCCGCCCGCGCCGCCTGGAAGGGCTCGGGCGAGAAGGCATCGGACGATCTCTGGTTCGACATCGCTGAGGAACATGGCTCGACCGAATTCACCGGCTATACCGGCCATGAGGGCGAGGGGCAGGTGCTCGCGCTGGTGAAGGACGGCGTCCGCGTCGACAGCGCCGAGGCGGGCGACGAGGTCATCATCGTCACCAACCAGACGCCCTTCTACGGCGAGAGTGGCGGTCAGATGGGCGATGCCGGAACTGTTCGCAACGACAGCGGCTTACTGGTCGAAGTTAAGGACACTTCAAAGCCGTTGGGACGGCTCCATGCGCATCATGCGGCCGTCAAGTCCGGTTCGATCAGGATCGGCGATGCCGTGCGCCTGGAGGTCGATGCCGAGCGCCGCACGCGCATCCGCGCGAACCATTCGGCGACGCACCTTCTGCACGCCGCGCTTCGCCACCGGCTCGGCACCCATGTGACGCAGAAGGGCAGCCTGGTGGCGCCCGACCGCTTCCGCTTCGACTTCTCCCATCCGAAGGCGCTCACCAGCGAGGACATCGAGGCGATCGAAGCGGAAGTGAATGCGCATATCCGCGAGAACCAGCCGGTCACCACCCGCCTGATGAGCCCCGACGAAGCCATCGCTGCCGGTGCCATGGCGCTGTTCGGCGAGAAATATGGCGACGAGGTGCGCGTGCTCTCGATGGGCCGCGGCAGCGAGGCCAGCTATTCGGTCGAACTGTGCGGCGGCACCCATGTCGGCGCCCTCGGCGATATCGCTCTGTTCAAGATCATTTCCGAAAGCGCCGTCGCCTCCGGCGTTCGCCGCATCGAGGCGTTGACCGGCGAGGCCGCGCGCCAGTGGCTGACGGCTCGCGAGGACAGGCTGAAGGAGGTCGCTTCGGCCCTCAAGGCGGCTCCCGAAGAGGTGCCCGGCCGCGTTGCCAGCCTGATCGAGGAACGGCGTCGCCTCGAGCGCGAGCTGGCCGAGGCCAAGAAGGCGCTGGCGCTCGGCGGGGGCGGCAAGGCCGAAGCCGCCGGGCCCGAGCAGGTGGGCGGCCACGGCTTCATCGGCCAGGTGATCGAGGGGCTGGAGCCCAAGGGCCTGCGCGGGCTTGTCGACGAAGCCAAGCAGCGGGTCGGTTCCGGCGTGGTCGCGCTCGTCGCCGTCAATGACGGCCGCGCGAGTGTCGCCGTCGGCGTCACCGACGACCTCACCGCCCGCCGCAACGCCGTCGACCTCGTCCGCAAGGCCGTGGCCGAGCTGGGCGGTCAGGGCGGGGGCGGCCGTCCCGACATGGCCCAGGGCGGCGGACCCGACGGCGGCAAGGCGCAAGCGGCGCTTGACGCGGTGAAGGCGGCTCTCAGCGAAGAGGCGGTCGCGGCTTAG
- a CDS encoding NADP-dependent isocitrate dehydrogenase, whose amino-acid sequence MAKIKVKTPVVEIDGDEMTRIIWQWIRERLIQPYLDIDLVYYDLGIEKRDETDDRITVEAAEAIKKYGVGVKCATITPDEARVEEFGLKKMWRSPNGTIRNILGGVVFREPIVIDNVPRLIPGWTDPIVVGRHAFGDQYKATDFKVPGPGKLRMVWEGENGERIEEEVFDFPGSGVAMGMYNLDESIRDFARASMNYGLNRGWPVYLSTKNTILKAYDGRFKDIFQEVFDTEFKDQFAKAKIEYQHRLIDDMVASALKWSGKFVWACKNYDGDVQSDQVAQGFGSLGLMTSVLMSPDGKTVEAEAAHGTVTRHYRMHQQGKATSTNPIASIFAWTGGLKYRGKFDGTPEVTEFAETLERVCVQTVEQGQMTKDLAILIGPEQSWMTTEQFFEAIRVNLEKAMATAA is encoded by the coding sequence ATGGCCAAGATCAAAGTGAAGACGCCCGTCGTCGAAATCGACGGCGACGAGATGACCCGCATCATCTGGCAGTGGATCCGGGAGCGGCTCATCCAGCCCTATCTCGACATCGACCTCGTCTATTACGACCTTGGCATCGAAAAGCGCGACGAGACCGATGACCGCATCACCGTCGAGGCGGCCGAGGCGATCAAGAAATATGGCGTCGGCGTCAAATGCGCGACGATCACGCCTGACGAGGCCCGCGTCGAGGAATTCGGCCTCAAGAAGATGTGGCGCTCGCCCAACGGCACGATCCGCAACATCCTCGGCGGCGTCGTCTTCCGCGAGCCGATCGTGATCGACAACGTTCCCCGGCTGATCCCGGGCTGGACCGACCCGATCGTCGTCGGCCGCCACGCCTTCGGCGACCAGTATAAGGCCACCGACTTCAAGGTGCCCGGCCCCGGCAAGCTTCGCATGGTCTGGGAAGGCGAGAATGGCGAGCGCATCGAGGAGGAAGTGTTCGACTTCCCCGGTTCGGGCGTCGCCATGGGCATGTACAATCTCGACGAATCCATCCGCGATTTTGCCCGGGCCAGCATGAATTACGGCCTGAACCGCGGCTGGCCGGTCTATCTCTCGACCAAGAACACCATCCTCAAGGCCTATGACGGCCGCTTCAAGGACATCTTCCAGGAGGTGTTCGACACCGAGTTCAAGGACCAGTTCGCCAAGGCGAAGATCGAATATCAGCACCGGCTGATCGACGACATGGTCGCCTCCGCCCTCAAGTGGAGCGGCAAGTTCGTCTGGGCCTGCAAGAATTACGACGGCGACGTCCAGTCCGATCAGGTGGCGCAGGGCTTCGGCTCGCTTGGCCTCATGACGTCGGTCCTGATGTCCCCGGACGGCAAGACCGTCGAAGCCGAGGCCGCGCACGGGACCGTCACCCGCCACTATCGCATGCACCAGCAGGGCAAGGCGACGTCGACCAACCCGATAGCCTCGATCTTCGCCTGGACCGGCGGCCTCAAATATCGCGGCAAGTTCGACGGCACCCCGGAGGTCACGGAGTTCGCCGAGACGCTCGAGCGCGTCTGCGTCCAGACGGTCGAGCAGGGCCAGATGACCAAGGACCTCGCCATCCTGATCGGACCCGAGCAGAGCTGGATGACGACCGAGCAGTTCTTCGAGGCGATCCGCGTCAACCTTGAAAAGGCGATGGCCACCGCAGCGTGA
- a CDS encoding carbon-nitrogen hydrolase family protein, translating into MSGYSREMIRAQINNYPEGQFVALYEGTIVGYCASMRLDERLALSSHSWEEITNDGFGSRHDPTGDWLYGYETCVDPEARGVRIGQRLYDARKALAERLELKGIVFGARMPAYARNRRKVKGPEDYLEKVLAGVIRDPTIGFQVRNGFEPIGVLKDYLPEDKQSAGLAAHMVWRNPYVDPDEPPRFRVPRDVESVRIATCQFQARAVKSFEEFIHNVEYFVDVASDYRSDFIVFPELFTLQLLAYENEHLTPMEAIDRLTEHTPRLTAELSRMALRYNINIVGGSHPTVADDGDIQNVAYVCLRDGSVHAQEKLHPTPNERYWWKIKGGDRINAIQTDCGPIGVLICYDSEFPELARRLVDEGARIIFVPFCTDSRQGYLRVRYCSQARAIENQCYVVLSGNVGNLPNVDNMDIQYAQSCILTPCDFPFARDGIAAEASENVETLTISDVNLADLTWARAEGTVQNLADRRFDLYRVSWTRNPTGERAPAPPPTSGTGGPGGG; encoded by the coding sequence ATGTCCGGCTACAGCCGCGAGATGATCCGGGCGCAGATCAACAATTACCCCGAGGGCCAGTTCGTCGCCCTCTATGAGGGGACGATCGTCGGCTATTGCGCCTCGATGCGCCTCGACGAGCGGCTGGCGCTCTCCTCGCATAGCTGGGAGGAGATCACCAACGACGGGTTCGGATCGCGTCACGACCCGACCGGCGACTGGCTCTACGGCTACGAAACGTGCGTCGATCCGGAGGCGCGCGGCGTCCGCATCGGACAGCGGCTTTACGACGCCCGCAAGGCGCTGGCCGAGCGGCTGGAGCTGAAGGGCATCGTCTTCGGCGCGCGGATGCCGGCCTATGCCCGCAATCGCCGCAAGGTGAAGGGGCCGGAGGATTATCTGGAGAAGGTGCTCGCCGGCGTGATCCGCGACCCGACCATCGGCTTCCAGGTGCGCAACGGCTTCGAGCCGATCGGCGTCCTTAAGGACTATCTCCCTGAGGACAAGCAGTCCGCCGGGCTCGCCGCCCACATGGTTTGGCGCAACCCCTATGTGGACCCGGATGAGCCGCCGCGCTTCCGCGTCCCACGCGACGTGGAGAGCGTCCGCATCGCGACCTGCCAGTTCCAGGCGCGGGCGGTGAAGAGCTTCGAGGAGTTCATTCACAATGTAGAATATTTCGTCGACGTCGCATCGGATTACCGATCGGACTTCATAGTCTTTCCCGAGCTCTTCACGCTCCAGCTGCTCGCCTACGAGAATGAGCATCTGACGCCGATGGAGGCGATCGATCGCCTCACCGAGCATACGCCCAGGCTGACGGCCGAGCTCAGCCGGATGGCGCTGCGCTACAACATCAACATCGTCGGCGGTTCCCATCCGACCGTCGCCGATGACGGCGACATCCAGAACGTCGCCTATGTGTGCCTCCGCGACGGCTCCGTCCACGCGCAGGAGAAGCTCCACCCGACGCCCAACGAGCGTTACTGGTGGAAGATCAAGGGCGGCGACCGGATCAACGCGATCCAGACCGACTGCGGGCCGATCGGCGTGCTCATCTGCTACGATTCGGAGTTTCCGGAGCTGGCCCGCCGCCTCGTCGACGAAGGCGCCAGGATCATCTTCGTCCCCTTCTGCACCGACAGCCGGCAGGGCTATTTGCGGGTGCGCTATTGCAGCCAGGCCCGTGCGATCGAAAACCAATGCTATGTCGTCTTGTCGGGCAATGTCGGTAACCTCCCGAACGTCGACAATATGGACATCCAATATGCCCAGAGCTGCATATTGACGCCGTGCGACTTCCCCTTCGCCCGCGACGGCATCGCCGCGGAGGCGAGCGAGAATGTCGAAACCTTGACGATCAGCGACGTCAATCTCGCGGACCTCACCTGGGCCCGCGCCGAAGGCACGGTGCAGAATCTCGCCGACCGCCGCTTCGATCTCTATCGCGTCTCCTGGACCCGCAACCCGACCGGCGAACGCGCCCCGGCCCCGCCGCCGACCAGCGGCACCGGCGGTCCCGGCGGCGGCTGA
- the rpsB gene encoding 30S ribosomal protein S2, which translates to MASTDVTMQQLLEAGAHFGHQTHRWNPKMKPYIFGDRNGVHIIDLSQTVPLFARALDFVRQSVAAGGKVLFVGTKRQAQEPIAEAARRSGQHFVNHRWLGGMLTNWKTISNSIKRFKALEEQLSGDTAGLTKKEVLQLTRERDKLELSLGGIKDMGGLPDVIFIIDANKEELAIKEANVLGIPVVAILDTNVSPQGIAFPVPANDDASRAIRLYCDAIADAALAGKQGGAARRGEDIGSMSEPPAEAALAEA; encoded by the coding sequence ATGGCGTCCACCGACGTCACCATGCAGCAATTGCTCGAGGCCGGAGCGCATTTCGGCCACCAGACCCACCGCTGGAACCCCAAGATGAAGCCGTATATTTTCGGCGATCGCAACGGGGTCCACATCATCGATCTCTCGCAGACCGTTCCGCTGTTCGCCCGCGCGCTCGATTTCGTGCGCCAGTCGGTCGCGGCCGGCGGCAAGGTGCTGTTCGTCGGCACCAAGCGCCAGGCGCAGGAGCCGATCGCCGAGGCTGCGCGCCGCAGCGGCCAGCATTTCGTCAACCACCGCTGGCTGGGCGGCATGCTCACCAACTGGAAGACGATCTCCAACTCGATCAAGCGCTTCAAGGCGCTCGAGGAGCAGCTGTCGGGCGACACCGCCGGCCTCACCAAGAAGGAAGTGCTCCAGCTGACGCGCGAGCGCGACAAGCTCGAGCTGTCGCTGGGCGGCATCAAGGACATGGGCGGTCTGCCCGACGTCATCTTCATCATCGACGCCAACAAGGAAGAGCTGGCGATCAAGGAAGCGAATGTGCTCGGCATTCCAGTCGTCGCCATCCTCGACACCAACGTCAGCCCGCAGGGCATCGCTTTCCCGGTGCCGGCGAATGACGACGCCAGCCGCGCCATCCGCCTCTATTGCGATGCGATCGCCGACGCGGCGCTCGCAGGCAAGCAGGGCGGCGCCGCCCGCCGCGGCGAGGACATCGGCTCGATGAGCGAGCCGCCGGCCGAAGCCGCGCTGGCCGAAGCCTGA
- a CDS encoding CDP-alcohol phosphatidyltransferase family protein produces MKPSVRRPRGIPLRALVPNAVTALALCSGLTGVRYAIAEDWERAITFVIIAAVLDGMDGRIARMLRGQSRFGAELDSLSDVIAFGVSPAIILYLWALQEVPRYGWIFALAHAVCAALRLARFNAAIDVEDQPHKSAGFLTGVPAPAGAGLAFLPIYLWLWTESDVFRQFWVVAPWAALVAILMISNVATFSWTSLRLRSHVRLWALGVIAVVGGALFSAPWPTLSLAAMLYAALIPASVYAYGKVKRSRRAAAAAAPATEA; encoded by the coding sequence GTGAAGCCGTCGGTCCGGCGGCCGAGGGGCATCCCGCTGAGGGCGCTGGTGCCCAATGCCGTGACGGCGCTGGCGCTGTGCTCCGGCCTGACCGGTGTGCGTTACGCGATAGCCGAGGATTGGGAGCGGGCGATCACCTTCGTGATCATCGCCGCCGTGCTCGACGGCATGGACGGCCGCATCGCCCGCATGCTGCGCGGCCAGAGCCGCTTCGGCGCCGAGCTCGATTCGCTCTCCGACGTCATCGCCTTTGGCGTCTCGCCGGCGATCATCCTCTATCTCTGGGCGCTTCAGGAAGTCCCGCGCTACGGCTGGATCTTCGCGCTCGCCCATGCCGTCTGTGCGGCGCTCCGCCTGGCGCGCTTCAACGCCGCTATCGACGTCGAGGACCAACCCCATAAATCGGCGGGCTTTCTGACCGGCGTTCCGGCCCCCGCGGGGGCGGGGCTCGCCTTCCTGCCGATCTATCTCTGGCTCTGGACCGAAAGCGACGTCTTCCGCCAGTTCTGGGTCGTCGCGCCCTGGGCTGCCCTGGTGGCCATCCTCATGATCTCAAACGTGGCGACCTTTTCCTGGACCTCTCTCCGCCTCAGGAGCCATGTCCGGCTCTGGGCGCTGGGCGTGATCGCCGTCGTCGGCGGCGCGCTCTTCTCGGCGCCCTGGCCGACGCTCAGCCTCGCCGCCATGCTCTATGCGGCGCTGATCCCGGCCAGCGTCTACGCCTATGGCAAGGTCAAACGATCGCGCCGAGCCGCCGCTGCAGCCGCACCCGCGACGGAAGCCTAG